A window from Pseudomonas moraviensis encodes these proteins:
- the mqo gene encoding malate dehydrogenase (quinone), with translation MAHNEAVDVVLVGAGIMSATLAVLLKELDPAIKLEVVELMDSGAAESSNPWNNAGTGHAGLCELNYTPQAADGSVDIKKAVHINTQFEVSKQFWSYLTKKGTFGSCKSFISPVPHLSFVQGESGVSFLKERFNVLSKHHAFADMEYTEDKGKMAEWMPLMMPGRSPDEVLAATRVMNGTDVNFGALTNQLLKHLSSAPDTQVKYCKRVTGLKRNGAGWTVSIKDVNNGNTREVDAKFVFLGAGGAALPLLQASGIEESKGFGGFPISGQWLRCDNPEVVKHHQAKVYSQAAVGSPPMSVPHLDTRVVDGKKSLLFGPYAGFTTKFLKHGSFMDLPMSVRAGNIGPMLAVAKNNMDLTKYLVSEVMQSMEQRLESLRRFYPQAKAEDWRLEVAGQRVQIIKKDPKKGGILQFGTELVAAKDGSLAALLGASPGASVTVSIMLELIEKCFPGKASGEWAAKLAEIFPAREKVLETDAALYRKINTQNNIALELVEESSETPSFA, from the coding sequence ATGGCGCATAACGAAGCAGTCGACGTAGTTCTGGTAGGGGCCGGCATCATGAGTGCCACCCTGGCCGTGCTGCTCAAAGAGCTCGACCCCGCGATCAAGCTGGAAGTCGTCGAGCTGATGGATTCCGGTGCTGCCGAGAGTTCCAATCCGTGGAACAACGCCGGTACCGGCCACGCCGGCCTGTGCGAGCTGAACTACACGCCACAGGCCGCCGACGGCAGCGTCGACATCAAGAAAGCCGTGCACATCAACACCCAGTTCGAGGTGTCGAAGCAGTTCTGGTCGTACCTGACCAAAAAAGGCACGTTCGGCTCGTGCAAATCCTTCATCAGCCCGGTGCCGCACCTGAGTTTCGTTCAGGGCGAGAGCGGTGTGTCGTTCCTCAAGGAACGCTTCAATGTCCTGAGCAAGCACCACGCGTTTGCCGACATGGAGTACACCGAAGACAAAGGCAAGATGGCCGAGTGGATGCCGCTGATGATGCCGGGCCGCTCGCCGGACGAAGTCCTCGCCGCGACCCGCGTGATGAACGGCACCGACGTCAACTTCGGCGCCCTGACCAATCAGTTGCTCAAGCACCTGAGCAGCGCCCCGGACACTCAAGTCAAATACTGCAAGCGCGTAACTGGCCTCAAGCGTAACGGCGCCGGCTGGACCGTCAGCATCAAGGACGTCAACAACGGCAACACCCGCGAAGTCGACGCAAAGTTTGTTTTCCTCGGTGCCGGTGGCGCGGCCCTGCCGTTGCTGCAGGCTTCGGGCATCGAAGAAAGCAAAGGCTTCGGCGGTTTCCCGATCAGTGGCCAGTGGCTGCGTTGCGATAACCCGGAAGTGGTCAAGCACCACCAGGCCAAGGTCTACAGCCAGGCGGCCGTGGGTTCGCCACCGATGTCGGTGCCGCACCTCGACACCCGCGTCGTCGACGGCAAGAAATCCCTGCTGTTCGGGCCATACGCCGGTTTCACCACCAAGTTCCTCAAGCACGGTTCCTTCATGGACCTGCCGATGTCGGTGCGCGCCGGCAACATCGGGCCGATGCTGGCGGTGGCAAAAAACAACATGGACCTGACCAAGTACCTGGTCAGCGAAGTGATGCAGTCGATGGAGCAGCGCCTGGAATCCCTGCGCCGCTTCTACCCGCAGGCGAAAGCCGAAGACTGGCGCCTGGAAGTGGCCGGTCAACGGGTGCAGATCATCAAGAAGGACCCGAAAAAGGGTGGCATTCTGCAGTTCGGTACCGAACTGGTCGCGGCGAAAGACGGCTCCCTCGCCGCCCTGCTTGGCGCATCGCCAGGCGCGTCGGTGACCGTTTCGATCATGCTCGAGCTCATTGAAAAATGCTTCCCGGGCAAAGCGTCCGGCGAGTGGGCCGCTAAACTGGCAGAAATCTTCCCGGCCCGTGAAAAGGTTCTGGAAACCGATGCTGCGCTGTATCGCAAGATCAACACGCAGAACAACATCGCCCTGGAACTGGTTGAGGAAAGCAGCGAGACGCCAAGCTTTGCTTGA
- a CDS encoding PA4642 family protein — protein sequence MRKDKKQVIGDEIGDEQIKLFLDFEPVDATSPSLHKLIKAYRGLRIDDFERFLGFFVTAGYDVDGKDEQGQTFVDHIKDQRNAAEYIELIEKARG from the coding sequence ATGCGTAAAGATAAGAAACAAGTGATTGGTGACGAGATCGGCGATGAGCAGATCAAGCTGTTCCTCGATTTTGAACCGGTCGACGCCACTTCGCCGTCGCTGCACAAACTGATCAAGGCCTATCGTGGCCTGCGTATCGATGATTTCGAGCGTTTTCTGGGCTTCTTCGTCACGGCCGGTTATGACGTCGATGGCAAGGACGAGCAGGGCCAGACTTTTGTTGATCACATCAAGGATCAGCGTAATGCCGCCGAGTACATCGAGTTGATCGAGAAGGCGCGCGGTTAA
- a CDS encoding hypoxanthine-guanine phosphoribosyltransferase, with protein MSADLEHIRQIMREADCLYTESEVEAAIARVGAQINEQLADSNPVVFCVMNGGLIFSGKLLTHLQFPLEASYLHATRYRNETSGGDLFWKAKPEVSFIDRDVLIIDDILDEGHTLGAIIDFCKHAGARKVHTAVLIDKDHDRKARPDLKADFVGLPCIDRYIFGYGMDYKGYWRNANGIYAVKGM; from the coding sequence ATGTCCGCTGATCTCGAGCATATCCGTCAAATCATGCGAGAGGCTGACTGCCTGTACACCGAGTCTGAAGTCGAGGCGGCCATCGCTCGCGTCGGTGCACAAATCAACGAACAACTGGCTGACAGCAATCCGGTGGTGTTCTGCGTGATGAACGGCGGCCTGATCTTCTCCGGCAAACTGCTGACGCATCTGCAATTCCCGCTGGAAGCGTCCTACCTGCACGCGACCCGTTATCGCAACGAAACCAGCGGCGGCGATCTGTTCTGGAAAGCCAAGCCGGAAGTCTCGTTCATCGACCGCGACGTGCTGATCATCGACGACATCCTCGACGAAGGTCACACCCTGGGCGCGATCATCGACTTCTGCAAACACGCCGGCGCACGCAAAGTGCACACCGCCGTGCTGATCGACAAGGATCACGACCGCAAGGCGCGTCCTGACCTGAAAGCCGATTTCGTCGGCCTCCCGTGCATCGACCGCTATATCTTCGGTTATGGCATGGACTACAAAGGCTACTGGCGCAATGCCAACGGGATTTACGCCGTTAAAGGCATGTAA
- the upp gene encoding uracil phosphoribosyltransferase produces the protein MPILEIRHPLIRHKLGLMRRADISTKNFRELAQEVGALLTYEATKDLPLESYDIAGWCGTVSVEKIAGKKITVVPILRAGIGMLEGVLSLIPGAKVSAVGVARNEETLQAHTYLEKLVPEIDERLAMIIDPMLATGSSMVATIDLLKKAGCRDIRAMVLVAAPEGIAAVEQAHPDVTIYTASIDERLNEHGYIIPGLGDAGDKIFGTKQKDA, from the coding sequence ATGCCCATCCTCGAGATCCGCCATCCGCTGATCCGTCATAAACTCGGCCTGATGCGCCGCGCTGACATCAGCACCAAGAATTTCCGCGAGCTCGCTCAGGAAGTCGGCGCCCTGTTGACCTATGAAGCTACAAAAGATTTGCCGCTCGAATCCTACGACATTGCCGGCTGGTGCGGCACTGTGTCGGTGGAAAAGATCGCCGGCAAGAAGATCACCGTCGTGCCGATCCTGCGTGCCGGCATCGGCATGCTCGAAGGCGTGCTCAGCCTGATTCCGGGTGCCAAGGTCTCCGCCGTGGGCGTGGCCCGCAACGAAGAAACCCTGCAAGCGCACACCTATCTGGAAAAACTGGTACCGGAAATCGACGAACGTCTGGCGATGATCATCGACCCGATGCTCGCCACCGGCAGTTCCATGGTTGCCACCATCGACCTGCTCAAAAAGGCCGGATGCCGCGACATCCGCGCCATGGTTCTGGTCGCCGCGCCGGAAGGCATTGCCGCCGTAGAACAGGCGCACCCGGACGTGACCATCTACACCGCATCCATCGATGAGCGCTTGAACGAGCACGGCTACATCATTCCTGGGCTTGGCGACGCCGGTGACAAGATCTTCGGCACCAAGCAGAAGGACGCGTAA
- a CDS encoding uracil-xanthine permease family protein: MQQEFNDPLWRTVLSGAQMLFVAFGALVLMPLITGLDPNVALFTAGLGTILFQIVTGRQVPVFLASSFAFITPIILAKGQFGLAATMGGVMAAGFVYTFLGLAVKIKGTGFIDRLLPPVVIGPVIISIGLAMAPIAANMAMGKAGDGTELIHYQTAMMISMPALLTTLIVAVFGKGIFRLVPIISGVLVGFAMSFYFGVVDTAKIAAAPWFALPHFTAPEFNWQAILFIVPVALAPAIEHIGGVIAVGSVTGRDYLKKPGLHRTLLGDGIATTAAGLFGGPPNTTYAEVTGAVMLTKNYNPKIMTWAAIFAITLAFIGKFGALLQSIPVPVMGGILCLLFGSIAAVGMNTLIRHKIDLGEARNLVIVSVTLVFGIGGVLVGTGTGPDDFGLKGIALCAVVAIALNLILPGNDGWKNKKADEPLI, translated from the coding sequence ATGCAGCAAGAGTTCAACGATCCGCTCTGGCGCACGGTGCTGTCCGGCGCGCAGATGCTGTTCGTGGCTTTCGGCGCTTTGGTGCTGATGCCACTGATCACGGGCCTGGACCCGAACGTGGCACTGTTTACCGCAGGTCTGGGGACGATCCTGTTCCAGATCGTCACCGGGCGTCAGGTGCCGGTGTTCCTCGCGTCGAGCTTCGCTTTCATCACACCGATCATCCTCGCCAAGGGCCAGTTCGGCCTCGCCGCGACCATGGGCGGAGTGATGGCGGCCGGTTTCGTCTACACCTTCCTGGGCCTGGCCGTGAAGATCAAAGGCACCGGCTTCATTGACCGGTTGCTGCCACCGGTGGTGATCGGCCCGGTGATCATCTCCATCGGCCTGGCCATGGCGCCGATTGCCGCGAACATGGCGATGGGCAAGGCCGGTGACGGCACCGAGCTGATCCACTATCAGACGGCGATGATGATTTCCATGCCGGCGCTGCTGACCACGTTGATCGTGGCAGTGTTCGGCAAGGGCATCTTTCGTCTGGTGCCGATCATTTCCGGCGTGTTGGTGGGATTTGCCATGTCGTTCTATTTCGGCGTGGTCGACACGGCGAAAATTGCTGCCGCGCCCTGGTTCGCCTTGCCGCACTTCACCGCGCCAGAGTTCAACTGGCAGGCGATTCTGTTCATCGTTCCGGTGGCACTGGCTCCGGCGATTGAGCACATCGGCGGCGTGATTGCCGTGGGTAGCGTGACCGGTCGCGATTACCTGAAGAAGCCGGGCCTGCATCGCACCCTGCTTGGTGACGGCATTGCGACCACCGCTGCCGGCCTGTTCGGTGGCCCGCCCAACACCACTTACGCCGAAGTCACCGGCGCAGTGATGCTGACCAAGAACTACAACCCGAAAATCATGACCTGGGCGGCGATCTTCGCCATCACCCTGGCGTTCATCGGCAAGTTCGGCGCGCTGCTGCAAAGCATTCCGGTGCCGGTGATGGGCGGGATTCTGTGCCTGTTGTTCGGTTCGATTGCGGCGGTGGGCATGAACACCCTGATCCGCCACAAGATCGACCTGGGCGAAGCGCGCAACCTGGTGATCGTCTCGGTGACGCTGGTGTTTGGCATTGGCGGTGTGCTGGTCGGCACCGGCACCGGTCCGGACGACTTCGGCCTCAAAGGCATCGCGCTGTGCGCGGTGGTGGCGATTGCGCTGAACCTGATCCTGCCGGGTAATGACGGCTGGAAGAACAAGAAGGCGGATGAGCCGCTGATTTAA
- the hemH gene encoding ferrochelatase, with amino-acid sequence MTDHALLLVNLGSPASTSVADVRSYLNQFLMDPYVIDLPWPLRRLLVSLILIKRPEQSAHAYASIWWEEGSPLVVLSRRLQEQMTRTWKHGPVDLAMRYGEPSIETCLLRLVKAGHRKITLAPLYPQFADSTTTTVIEEARRVLREKKLDVQLSILQPFYDQPEYIEALAASARPHLQQDYDHLLLSFHGLPERHLSKLDPTGNHCLKGADCCQTASAAVLATCYRAQCFRTAAAFAKTMGLADGKWSVSFQSRLGRAKWIEPYTEARLDELAKSGVKKILVMCPAFVADCIETLEEIGDRGKEQFREAGGEELVLVPCLNDDAQWAKALATLCERAPLAL; translated from the coding sequence ATGACCGATCACGCTTTGCTTCTGGTCAACCTGGGCTCTCCGGCCTCCACCTCGGTGGCCGATGTGCGCAGCTACCTCAATCAATTTCTGATGGACCCGTACGTGATTGATCTGCCGTGGCCGCTGCGGCGGCTGCTGGTGTCGCTGATCCTGATCAAGCGTCCCGAGCAATCAGCCCATGCCTATGCGTCGATCTGGTGGGAGGAGGGCTCGCCACTGGTGGTGCTCAGCCGCCGCTTGCAGGAGCAGATGACCCGAACGTGGAAACACGGCCCGGTGGATCTGGCGATGCGTTATGGCGAGCCGTCGATCGAAACGTGTCTGCTGCGTCTGGTGAAGGCCGGGCACCGGAAAATCACGCTGGCGCCGCTGTATCCGCAGTTCGCCGACAGCACCACGACCACGGTGATCGAAGAAGCCCGACGCGTGCTGCGCGAGAAGAAACTCGACGTGCAGCTGTCGATCCTGCAACCGTTCTACGATCAGCCGGAATACATCGAAGCACTGGCCGCCAGCGCGCGCCCACACCTGCAGCAGGATTACGACCATCTGCTGCTGAGTTTTCACGGCTTGCCTGAGCGGCATCTGAGCAAACTCGACCCGACAGGCAATCACTGCCTCAAGGGCGCCGATTGCTGCCAGACCGCCTCTGCGGCGGTATTGGCGACCTGTTATCGCGCGCAGTGTTTCCGCACCGCCGCCGCCTTCGCCAAAACCATGGGCCTGGCGGACGGCAAGTGGTCGGTGTCGTTTCAGTCCCGCCTGGGCCGGGCGAAATGGATCGAGCCGTACACCGAAGCGCGGCTGGATGAACTGGCGAAAAGCGGGGTGAAAAAGATTCTGGTGATGTGCCCGGCGTTCGTCGCCGATTGCATCGAGACGCTGGAAGAGATCGGCGATCGCGGCAAGGAACAATTCCGCGAAGCGGGGGGCGAGGAACTGGTGCTGGTGCCGTGCCTGAACGACGACGCGCAATGGGCCAAGGCTTTGGCGACGCTCTGCGAACGCGCGCCGCTGGCCCTTTAA
- a CDS encoding TIGR01777 family oxidoreductase, which yields MHILLTGGTGLIGRQLCRHWLEQGHRLTVWSRRAEKVAQICGPQVRGIARLEDLGEEPLDAIVNLAGAPIADRPWTHRRKALLWSSRITLTETLLAWLETRAQKPSLLISGSAIGWYGDGGERELTEESPPGIDDFASQLCIAWEETALRAENLGIRVVLVRTGLVLSAEGGFLSRLLLPFKLGLGGPLGNGRQWMPWIHIDDQIALIDFLLHRNQASGPYNACAPKPVRNREFAKTLGSVLHRPVFMPMPTLALKVMLGELSLLLLGGQRATPARLLEAGFSFRFTDLRAALDDLSSRL from the coding sequence ATGCACATATTGCTGACCGGCGGTACTGGTTTGATCGGACGTCAGCTCTGCCGACACTGGCTGGAGCAGGGCCATCGCCTGACGGTGTGGAGTCGCCGTGCGGAAAAGGTCGCGCAGATCTGCGGCCCCCAAGTGCGCGGGATTGCGCGGCTGGAGGACCTCGGCGAAGAGCCGCTGGATGCGATCGTCAATCTCGCTGGGGCGCCGATTGCCGATCGCCCCTGGACCCATCGTCGCAAGGCGTTGCTCTGGAGCAGTCGCATCACGCTGACAGAAACGCTGCTCGCGTGGCTGGAAACTCGTGCGCAGAAACCGTCGCTGCTGATTTCCGGCTCGGCGATCGGCTGGTACGGCGACGGTGGCGAGCGCGAATTGACTGAAGAGTCGCCGCCCGGCATCGACGACTTCGCCAGTCAGTTGTGCATCGCCTGGGAAGAAACCGCGCTGCGCGCCGAGAACCTCGGCATCCGCGTGGTGCTGGTGCGAACCGGTCTGGTGCTGTCGGCCGAGGGCGGCTTTTTGTCGCGGCTGTTGCTGCCGTTCAAGCTCGGGCTCGGCGGGCCGTTGGGCAATGGTCGGCAGTGGATGCCATGGATTCACATCGACGATCAAATCGCCCTGATTGATTTTCTTCTGCACCGCAATCAGGCCAGCGGTCCTTATAATGCCTGCGCGCCGAAACCTGTGCGCAACCGTGAATTTGCCAAGACCCTGGGCAGCGTATTGCACCGCCCGGTGTTCATGCCGATGCCGACCCTGGCGCTGAAAGTCATGCTCGGCGAGCTGTCACTGTTATTGCTCGGCGGCCAGCGCGCGACGCCGGCACGCTTGCTGGAAGCGGGATTCAGCTTCCGCTTTACGGATTTACGTGCGGCTCTGGATGATCTATCCAGCCGCCTCTGA
- a CDS encoding NAD(P)/FAD-dependent oxidoreductase — protein sequence MTVPIAIIGTGIAGLSAAQALTETGHTVQLFDKSRGSGGRMSSKRSDAGSLDMGAQYFTARDRRFVTEVQRWQSQGWAAEWTPQLYTFQGGQLNMSPDEQTRWVGTPRMSAITRGLLDGLDVQFACRITEVYRGEEHWHLQDADGCTHGPFSHVVIATPAPQATALLAAAPKLAGVAAGVKMEPTWAVALAFETPLDTPIEGCFVQDSPLDWLARNRSKPGRDTTLDTWVLHATSAWSRQHIDLSKEAVIEHLHGAFAELLHSAMPAPTFSLAHRWLYARPATGHEWTTLADADLGLYACGDWCLSGRVEGAWLSGQEAARRLHEHLQ from the coding sequence ATGACTGTACCTATCGCAATCATTGGCACCGGCATCGCCGGGCTCTCCGCCGCCCAGGCTCTGACAGAGACCGGGCATACCGTTCAACTGTTCGATAAAAGCCGTGGCAGCGGCGGGCGCATGTCGAGCAAGCGCAGCGACGCTGGCTCGCTGGACATGGGCGCTCAATACTTCACCGCGCGTGACCGGCGCTTCGTCACCGAGGTGCAGCGCTGGCAGAGCCAGGGCTGGGCCGCCGAGTGGACGCCGCAGCTCTACACCTTCCAGGGCGGGCAACTGAACATGTCGCCGGACGAGCAGACCCGCTGGGTCGGTACGCCGCGCATGAGCGCCATCACCCGCGGCCTGCTCGATGGTCTGGATGTGCAGTTTGCCTGCCGCATCACCGAGGTCTATCGCGGCGAAGAACATTGGCATCTGCAAGACGCCGACGGCTGTACCCACGGCCCCTTCAGCCATGTGGTGATCGCCACGCCGGCACCACAAGCGACCGCGCTGCTGGCCGCCGCGCCGAAACTCGCCGGCGTTGCTGCCGGGGTGAAAATGGAGCCGACCTGGGCCGTCGCCCTCGCCTTCGAAACCCCGCTCGATACGCCGATCGAAGGCTGCTTCGTGCAGGACAGTCCGCTCGACTGGCTGGCGCGCAACCGCAGCAAACCCGGGCGCGACACCACCCTCGACACCTGGGTGCTGCATGCAACCAGCGCTTGGAGCCGGCAGCACATCGATCTGTCCAAGGAAGCGGTCATCGAGCATCTGCATGGCGCTTTCGCCGAACTGCTGCACAGCGCCATGCCTGCGCCAACCTTCAGCCTCGCCCACCGCTGGCTCTACGCGCGCCCCGCGACCGGCCACGAATGGACCACGCTGGCCGACGCCGATCTGGGTTTGTATGCCTGTGGCGACTGGTGTCTGTCGGGTCGCGTCGAAGGCGCCTGGCTCAGCGGTCAGGAGGCTGCACGTCGCTTGCACGAACACCTGCAATGA
- a CDS encoding TIGR02450 family Trp-rich protein, with product MNRINPRKLLLSKWTAAHPQNREKYFLVTELIRDEEGTVLEVELQAVLTQRSERMDWRTLQDNENWVLGWK from the coding sequence ATGAATCGGATCAATCCACGCAAACTGCTGCTGTCGAAATGGACAGCAGCCCACCCGCAGAATCGCGAAAAGTATTTTCTGGTCACCGAGCTGATCCGCGATGAGGAAGGCACGGTACTCGAGGTCGAGTTGCAGGCGGTGCTGACCCAGCGTAGCGAGCGAATGGATTGGCGAACGCTTCAGGACAATGAAAACTGGGTACTGGGCTGGAAATAA
- a CDS encoding YbgA family protein translates to MSTASLSKPKIAISACLLGEEVRYNGGHKESRLCSRTLAEYFDFVPLCPEVAIGMGIPREPIRLVGDPEQPEAVGTVDRTINVTRPLAEYGEKMAGELQDLCGYIFMQQSPSCGLERVKVYHANGAPVNGGGRGIYAQAFCARHPDLPVEEAGRLNDPVLRENFITRVLAYSAWQQVLAQGLSRRALTEFHSRYKYLLMAHNPLQYKTLGKLLGNMADSDPAELGPRYFSELMAALKKCATRGTHCNVLLHLSGYLKQSLSAEDKQEMQQVIGQYRQGIVPLVVPLTLLKHHFRLHPDPYIAQQVYLQPHPENLSLRNAI, encoded by the coding sequence ATGTCTACAGCTTCCCTGTCCAAGCCGAAGATCGCCATCAGCGCCTGCCTGTTGGGCGAAGAAGTGCGCTACAACGGTGGGCACAAGGAATCGCGGCTGTGCAGCCGTACCCTCGCGGAATATTTCGATTTCGTCCCGTTGTGCCCGGAAGTCGCCATCGGCATGGGCATTCCCCGCGAGCCGATCCGGCTGGTGGGCGACCCTGAACAACCCGAGGCCGTCGGCACCGTCGACCGGACCATCAACGTCACCAGGCCGCTGGCCGAGTACGGCGAGAAAATGGCCGGCGAGCTGCAGGACCTTTGCGGCTACATCTTCATGCAGCAGTCGCCGTCCTGCGGACTAGAACGGGTCAAGGTCTATCACGCCAACGGTGCCCCGGTGAACGGCGGCGGACGTGGCATCTACGCGCAGGCGTTCTGTGCCCGACACCCGGACTTGCCGGTAGAAGAAGCCGGGCGCCTCAACGATCCGGTGCTCCGGGAAAACTTCATCACCCGCGTGCTCGCCTACAGCGCCTGGCAACAAGTGCTCGCTCAGGGCCTCAGCCGCCGCGCGCTCACCGAATTCCACTCGCGCTACAAGTACCTGCTGATGGCGCACAACCCGCTGCAATACAAAACCCTGGGCAAACTGCTCGGCAACATGGCCGACAGCGATCCCGCCGAACTCGGCCCGCGCTACTTCAGCGAACTGATGGCCGCGCTGAAGAAATGCGCCACGCGCGGCACCCATTGCAATGTGCTGCTGCACCTCAGCGGATATTTGAAACAATCGCTGAGTGCCGAAGACAAACAGGAAATGCAACAGGTCATCGGCCAGTACCGCCAGGGCATCGTGCCGCTGGTGGTGCCTCTGACACTGCTTAAACACCACTTTCGACTCCATCCGGACCCGTACATCGCGCAACAGGTTTACCTGCAGCCGCATCCGGAAAACCTCAGTCTGCGAAACGCGATCTAA
- a CDS encoding MerR family transcriptional regulator, translated as MNDKTDSSAREDLGADFKKALDEGWLPIREVARQTGVNAITLRAWERRYGLVVPQRTPKGHRLYSAEHVQRIMAILTWLNRGVAVSQVKPLLDAPQAFTETVENDWQRLRQTLLSAVTALNERTLDDSVNQAIALYPPRTLCEQLLMPLLAELEQRWQGQFGAQMERTFFYSWLRSKFGARIYHNNRQLHSAPLLLINHSDLPLEPHLWLCAWLISSADCPVQVFDWPLPAGELALTVEHLQARGVLLYSSKAMQLAQLPKLLANVDCPTLIAGPAVHIHHSELSARTAQTAELFLAEDPLAAHQALLERGLI; from the coding sequence ATGAACGATAAAACCGACAGCAGCGCCCGGGAAGACCTCGGCGCCGACTTCAAGAAAGCCCTCGACGAGGGCTGGTTGCCGATTCGCGAAGTCGCGCGGCAAACCGGCGTCAACGCCATCACCCTGCGTGCGTGGGAACGTCGCTACGGGCTGGTGGTGCCCCAGCGCACGCCCAAGGGCCATCGACTGTATAGCGCTGAACATGTGCAGCGAATCATGGCCATTCTCACCTGGCTGAACCGTGGGGTGGCGGTCAGTCAGGTCAAGCCATTGCTCGACGCCCCGCAGGCCTTCACCGAGACCGTGGAGAACGACTGGCAGCGCCTGCGACAGACGTTGCTTTCGGCGGTCACCGCACTGAATGAGCGCACGCTGGATGACAGCGTCAATCAGGCCATCGCCCTGTACCCGCCCCGGACCTTGTGCGAGCAATTGCTGATGCCGCTGCTGGCCGAACTCGAACAGCGCTGGCAGGGCCAGTTCGGCGCGCAGATGGAGCGGACATTTTTCTATTCCTGGCTGCGCAGCAAATTCGGTGCACGCATCTACCATAACAACCGCCAGCTGCATTCGGCGCCGCTGCTGTTGATCAATCATTCCGACCTGCCGCTGGAACCGCACCTGTGGCTGTGCGCATGGCTGATCAGCAGTGCCGACTGCCCGGTGCAAGTCTTCGACTGGCCGCTGCCGGCCGGTGAATTGGCACTGACCGTCGAGCACCTGCAAGCCCGTGGCGTGCTGCTGTATTCGAGCAAAGCCATGCAACTGGCGCAGTTGCCGAAACTGCTGGCGAACGTCGATTGCCCAACCCTGATTGCCGGCCCCGCAGTGCACATCCACCACAGCGAGCTGTCCGCTCGCACCGCTCAGACTGCCGAGCTGTTCCTCGCCGAAGATCCGCTTGCGGCACACCAGGCGCTGCTCGAACGCGGATTGATTTGA